A DNA window from Halostella salina contains the following coding sequences:
- a CDS encoding Glu/Leu/Phe/Val family dehydrogenase: MSEGVNPFESLQQQVDEAAEYLDIDEGVLTRLKRPERVLETNLSVELDDGSVEVFKAFRSQFNGDRGPYKGGIRYHPGVSRDEVKALSGWMVYKCATAGIPLGGGKGGIVVDPAEYSDGELERLTRSFGKELTPIIGEDKDIPAPDVNTGQREMNWIKDTYETIENTTAPGVITGKDISSGGSAGRVEATGRSTVLAAREAFDYLDKDLEGATVAVQGYGNAGWISAKLIDEMGATVVAVSDSSGGIYTEDGFDPVAAKDHKRETGSVVGYDGADEEITNEDLLTLDVDLLIPAALENAIDEAIARDVSADVISEAANGPITPDGDDVLEDKDVLVVPDILANAGGVTVSYFEWVQNRQRFYWSEEKVNDELERRIVDQFDTLVDAFEERDLPSFRVAAYVVAIQRVLDAYEQAGDWP, from the coding sequence GCGGCCGAGTACCTCGACATCGACGAGGGGGTGCTGACGCGCCTGAAACGCCCCGAGCGCGTCCTCGAAACGAACCTCTCGGTCGAACTCGACGACGGCTCCGTCGAGGTGTTCAAGGCGTTCCGGTCGCAGTTCAACGGCGACCGCGGGCCGTACAAGGGCGGGATCCGTTACCACCCCGGCGTCAGCCGCGACGAGGTGAAGGCGCTCTCCGGGTGGATGGTGTACAAGTGCGCCACCGCCGGCATCCCGCTTGGCGGCGGGAAGGGCGGTATCGTCGTCGACCCCGCCGAGTACAGCGACGGGGAACTGGAGCGGCTCACACGCTCGTTCGGCAAGGAGCTGACCCCCATCATCGGCGAGGACAAGGACATCCCCGCGCCGGACGTCAACACCGGCCAGCGGGAGATGAACTGGATCAAGGACACCTACGAGACGATCGAGAACACGACCGCGCCCGGCGTCATCACCGGCAAGGACATTTCCAGCGGCGGGAGCGCCGGCCGCGTCGAGGCGACCGGCCGCTCGACGGTGCTGGCCGCCCGCGAGGCGTTCGACTACCTCGACAAGGACTTAGAGGGCGCGACAGTCGCCGTCCAGGGCTACGGCAACGCGGGCTGGATCTCGGCGAAGCTGATCGACGAGATGGGCGCGACGGTCGTCGCCGTCTCCGACTCCAGCGGCGGGATCTACACCGAGGACGGCTTCGACCCCGTCGCCGCGAAGGACCACAAGCGCGAGACCGGCAGCGTCGTCGGCTACGACGGGGCCGACGAGGAGATCACCAACGAGGACCTGCTGACCCTCGACGTCGACCTGCTGATCCCCGCGGCGCTCGAAAACGCCATCGACGAGGCGATCGCCCGGGACGTGTCGGCCGACGTGATCAGCGAGGCCGCGAACGGCCCGATCACCCCGGACGGCGACGACGTGCTGGAGGACAAGGACGTGCTCGTCGTCCCGGACATCCTCGCGAACGCCGGCGGCGTCACCGTCTCCTACTTCGAGTGGGTGCAGAACCGCCAGCGGTTCTACTGGTCCGAGGAGAAGGTCAACGACGAACTCGAACGGCGGATCGTCGACCAGTTCGACACGCTTGTCGACGCCTTCGAGGAACGCGACCTGCCGAGCTTCCGGGTCGCCGCCTACGTCGTCGCCATCCAGCGCGTGCTGGACGCCTACGAGCAGGCCGGCGACTGGCCCTAA